The Ascaphus truei isolate aAscTru1 chromosome 3, aAscTru1.hap1, whole genome shotgun sequence genome includes a region encoding these proteins:
- the PCDH20 gene encoding protocadherin-20, with protein MGLQTIPIRIILRNVQHSFLCLLFLFVGLMLCSANYSRATELFYTLHEGLPKGVVIGNIVEDLQLDFFAKPPLSFSLASKGLSGQYVILNNNTGELCTSAEELDREAFCPQNPGVQDCVLLLDIIILPQEYFRFIKVKIAIIDVNDNAPQFPVSQIYVSVPENSPVNTRLAIEHPAYDADGGLNGVQTYRLVDYHGVFTLDVEENESGERTPYLIVMGPLDREAKAEYKTIIIAEDGGNPPLLGSATLSIVISDVNDNCPQFQDSQMNLTLSGNSSIGTQIATVHAVDKDLGPNAQITYAFSERVPQSAKGLFDLSEVTGIIKLSKKIDGTTIQQHKLIILANGPGCIPAVITVYVSIIKVTFRPPEVVARYIANEEKGTVYLKELEPVNSPIAFFTIKDPDEKYQVNCYLEGEGPFRLSAYKPYNNEYLLETTSMLDYELKQLYDLAVVAFSSDGFHVKKFIKVQVLDDNDNSPVFTQSTVELTIEENNAPNAFLAKLHATDADSGERGHVSYFLGANAPSYFSLDTVTGILSVLTMLDREEKEKYRFTVKARDSGLPPRESVATVLITVLDKNDNSPRFINKDFSFFVPENFPGYGEIGVISVTDADSGQNGWVALSILNGSDLFVIDTGKGLLRAKVSLDREMQSSYTLLVEAVDGGDPALSSTAKITILLLDVNDNPPLVLFPQSNMSYLLVLPSTLPGSPVTEVYAVDKDTGMNAVIAYSIIGRRGPRPESFRIDPKTGNITLEEALMINDYGLYRLLVKVSDHGYPEPLHSTVMVNLFVNDTVSNESYIESLLRKGPDINIEEKEPQIAIEPTQKKMETDSCVPTLVTLSILSLGSIILVTLMGMYICLRKGKKHHRANENLEVQIPLNGKIGLHMLEKKPIEISNI; from the exons ATGGGGCTACAAACCATTCCGATCAGAATCATTCTTAGAAATGTACAG CACTCGTTTCTGTGTCTGCTGTTTCTCTTCGTTGGACTCATGCTCTGCTCAGCAAATTACAGTAGAGCCACGGAGTTGTTTTACACACTACATGAAGGATTACCCAAGGGAGTTGTTATTGGAAACATTGTGGAGGATTTGCAGTTGGATTTCTTTGCtaaacctcccctttccttcAGCCTGGCATCCAAGGGGCTCAGTGGGCAGTATGTGATTCTCAATAACAACACAGGGGAGCTATGCACATCAGCAGAAGAACTGGATAGAGAAGCCTTCTGTCCACAAAACCCTGGTGTGCAGGACTGTGTTCTTCTTCTTGATATCATCATTTTGCCTCAGGAATATTTCAGATTCATCAAAGTAAAAATTGCCATCATTGATGTCAATGACAATGCTCCACAGTTCCCTGTATCGCAGATTTATGTTTCTGTACCAGAAAATTCTCCTGTTAACACAAGGTTAGCAATAGAACACCCTGCCTATGATGCTGATGGAGGATTGAATGGGGTCCAGACTTACAGGTTGGTGGATTACCATGGAGTCTTTACACTAGATGTAGAGGAGAATGAGAGTGGGGAAAGGACACCTTACCTAATTGTCATGGGTCCTCTGGACAGAGAAGCCAAAGCTGAGTATAAAACAATCATTATTGCTGAAGATGGGGGGAACCCACCACTTTTGGGATCTGCCACACTCTCAATTGTCATTAGTGATGTAAATGACAACTGCCCCCAGTTCCAGGATTCTCAGATGAATCTGACTCTTTCTGGGAATTCCAGCATTGGGACACAAATTGCTACAGTGCATGCCGTGGATAAGGACTTAGGGCCCAATGCTCAGATTACATATGCCTTCAGTGAACGAGTTCCACAGTCAGCAAAGGGACTTTTTGATCTCAGTGAAGTTACAGGAATTATAAAACTTTCCAAGAAGATAGATGGCACTACCATCCAACAGCATAAATTAATTATACTTGCCAATGGACCAGGCTGTATCCCAGCTGTGATAACTGTATATGTTTCCataataaaagtgacatttagacCACCTGAGGTTGTAGCTCGTTATATTGCTAATGAAGAAAAAGGTACTGTTTACCTGAAAGAATTAGAGCCTGTAAACTCCCCCATTGCATTTTTTACCATCAAAGATCCAGATGAAAAATACCAAGTGAATTGCTACCTAGAAGGGGAAGGGCCATTTCGATTGTCAGCATACAAGCCATATAATAATGAATATTTGCTTGAAACTACAAGTATGCTAGACTACGAGTTGAAACAGCTGTATGACCTAGCAGTGGTTGCATTCAGTTCAGATGGATTTCATGTAAAGAAATTTATAAAAGTACAAGTTCTGGATGACAATGACAACTCCCCTGTTTTCACACAATCCACAGTCGAGTTGACCATTGAAGAAAATAATGCACCCAATGCTTTTTTGGCCAAACTGCATGCTACAGATGCTGACAGTGGTGAAAGAGGCCATGTTTCTTATTTTTTAGGGGCTAATGCCCCTTCCTATTTTTCTTTAGACACAGTCACAGGTATTCTTTCAGTTTTAACCATGCTTGATAGGGAAGAAAAGGAAAAATACAGGTTCACTGTTAAAGCAAGAGATTCTGGCTTGCCTCCCAGAGAGTCTGTAGCCACTGTTCTCATTACTGTTCTGGACAAAAATGACAACAGCCCTCGTTTCATCAACAaagattttagtttttttgttccTGAAAACTTCCCAGGTTATGGTGAAATTGGAGTAATTAGCGTCACAGATGCTGACTCTGGACAGAATGGATGGGTAGCCCTTTCTATATTGAATGGCAGTGATCTTTTTGTCATTGACACTGGCAAAGGACTCCTGAGAGCAAAGGTTTCATTGGACAGGGAGATGCAGAGCTCTTACACTCTTTTGGTTGAAGCTGTTGATGGTGGAGACCCAGCCTTGTCCTCTACAGCAAAAATCACAATCCTGCTTCTGGATGTTAATGATAACCCACCTTTAGTCCTGTTCCCTCAATCTAATATGTCTTATCTTCTGGTCCTTCCTTCAACTCTGCCAGGTTCCCCTGTCACTGAAGTTTATGCTGTTGATAAGGACACGGGAATGAATGCTGTTATTGCTTACAGCATCATCGGAAGAAGGGGGCCTCGTCCAGAATCATTTAGGATAGATCCTAAAACAGGTAACATCACCTTAGAAGAGGCTCTAATGATAAATGACTATGGATTGTACAGGTTATTAGTGAAAGTTAGTGACCACGGCTATCCAGAGCCTCTACATTCCACTGTCATGGTGAATCTGTTTGTTAATGACACTGTAAGTAATGAGAGTTATATAGAAAGCTTGCTAAGAAAGGGACCCGATATAAATATTGAAGAAAAAGAGCCACAAATAGCAATAGAGCCCACTCAGAAAAAAATGGAAACCGATTCATGTGTACCTACACTGGTGACACTTTCGATATTAAGTTTGGGGTCAATTATTTTAGTAACTCTAATGGGAATGTACATCTGCTTGAGAAAGGGGAAAAAGCACCACAGAGCAAATGAAAACCTGGAAGTACAAATCCCACTAAATGGAAAAATTGGCTTGCACATGCTAGAGAAGAAGCCTATAGAGATTTCCAATATTTGA